TGTGCAAGCATTTTGTACACGAATGGTTGATAGCGCTACTCCACGGTGCGAATTACCGTTGAATCATGGACACCCGAGAAGAATCCGGGCGGCGCATTGCCGCCATTCGAAAAGCCCTCGACCTGACCCAGCGCGAGGTCTGCGACCGCGTGCCCGGCCTGACCAACACCCGCTTGTCGAACTGGGAAAAAGGCCTGCGCATGATTTCCGTTGATGAAGCCAAGCGCCTGGCCGCTGCCCTGAAAACTTCGGCCGGCTACCTCCTCACCATCGACGATGACCCGGGAGATCCGCGGCTGCAGTCACTGGTTGCCAAGTACAAGCTGCTCGATGAGCGCGGCAAGCAGGCCCTGCATCGCGTTGCGGAGGCTGAATGCGATTACATAATCGGCGATAGTCAAAAAGACGAAAGAGCCGCCTGAACACATTGACTGGCCGCAGTTCGCCATCCGTATTAGTATTGCCAATGGGATATATTCAGAAGGTAATATTTCATGGACTACGCTATTGTCTGGGCCGTACTCTCAATCGCCGTCGCGTTCTTCGCCCATCAGCGCGGCCGAAATGGGGCCGGATGGCTGCTCCTGGCCCTGCTCATCTCACCCTTGCTGGCCGTGATTCTCCTCGCGCTGATGCGCGATCTACGGTCGACTCCATCAGCCCAGGCCAATACACCGGCAGCGCCACGCCGAAAGCTCAGGCGCTGCCCCTCGTGCGCCGAAGACATCTATGCCGAGGCCACGCGCTGTAAACACTGCGGCGTTGATCTCGATCCTCTCCCCAGTCTTCCACCGGAAACCCCCGAGCAGCTCGTCGCCCGATACGGCATCCGCCGCGAAGCCGGACAATACATCTATGGCAAGTACCGCTACAACGACCGCGACGAAGCCATCGCCGCCGCCCAAAAAGACCACGCCGACGACTGATCGGCATGCGCCCGGTCGTCATCCTGGTAATAATCGCCCTGCTCGCCGGCTGTGCCACGCCGCCCCATCGAAGCAATGCCGCCCGCCACGCCTTCGCCCGCAGCCACCCCTGCCCGGCCACCGCGCAACCCAGCCTGCCCTGCCCGGGCTGGATCATTGACCACATCGAACCCC
The genomic region above belongs to bacterium and contains:
- a CDS encoding helix-turn-helix transcriptional regulator is translated as MDTREESGRRIAAIRKALDLTQREVCDRVPGLTNTRLSNWEKGLRMISVDEAKRLAAALKTSAGYLLTIDDDPGDPRLQSLVAKYKLLDERGKQALHRVAEAECDYIIGDSQKDERAA
- a CDS encoding HNH endonuclease signature motif containing protein; this translates as MRPVVILVIIALLAGCATPPHRSNAARHAFARSHPCPATAQPSLPCPGWIIDHIEPLCSGGPDTPANMQWQTVADALKKDIEERRACRAAR